From Rhododendron vialii isolate Sample 1 chromosome 10a, ASM3025357v1, the proteins below share one genomic window:
- the LOC131303232 gene encoding cation/H(+) antiporter 15-like: MGSLVMEPDDIASYASSTFHPEDNFSTICMSVGKINSRGIFHDDPLNFSLPLLLIQLSLASLVILFSSRLLKYLGQPSMVPQILGGIILGPSVLGRTGGFTEHFFPLRGFIILDALAAFGYIFYFFLIGVQMDPWIVKKIEKREIIIGVSTVALALVLSISWSFLVLAKITIGLGTAGSLPVVATAESALSFPMMAQYLTEQKMINSEFGRLALSCSVASNLFSFCIITLTILTNQQSGERFQMLKTLCSGVAMALVIFGVVRPMIMRMLKRKTKGESLTEEFIYIILVGVLVAAFASQALGLHIGYGPLLYGLALPAGPPLGSAVVDKLELINSWLFMPLYFVKNGLVTDIFSVDFKSYLVVQYIIAIAWVGKFIGALVSSVYCSIPYKDAILLGLVMNVQGVLELGMYKMMKQAKAIDHEAFVVMCISMLLLVSTTSPLVRYLYDPSRRYAVYNQRTVMHLGDNSELRVVACIHDQENVPTMISLLEAINPSKRSPVAIYALHLIELVGRSNPLLIPHKLSKRPSSNASSSKSIVNAFRLFEQSNSGIVSVHPFTAISPYVTMHDEICAMALDKKASLIILPFHERYTTIDVWEAFKKGVKIMNDNILDMAPCSIAIIVDRGLLHNSRPMLATWSSYRVAILFLGGADDREALAIGARMAGQPNINVTMVRLLENGSIAIDNSTERKLDNEVVCKFRLNMAGNYRVKYIEEVAKDGTGTVAVLQSMKNNYELIIVGRRHEKKSPLVFGLTGLDEDKELGEVAYILASSDFRGNSSILVVQQHSIVWDAKDFTADMSREIEDEAEHLPMYRVAA, encoded by the exons ATGGGTTCCCTTGTAATGGAACCAGATGACATAGCATCCTATGCTTCTTCCACCTTTCATCCGGAGGACAATTTCTCAACAATTTGCATGTCTGTGGGAAAGATTAATTCAAGAGGCATTTTTCATGATGACcctctcaatttctctctccctctcctcctgaTTCAGCTCTCTTTGGCTTCCCTCGTCATTCTCTTCTCTTCCCGCCTTCTCAAGTATCTCGGCCAACCTAGCATGGTTCCACAAATATTA GGTGGCATAATTCTAGGTCCCTCTGTTCTGGGTCGAACAGGTGGATTTACAGAGCACTTCTTTCCATTGAGAGGATTCATAATTCTTGACGCACTTGCGGCATTTGGCTACATATTCTACTTCTTCTTGATTGGAGTGCAGATGGATCCATGGATAGTGAAGAAAATCGAGAAGAGGGAAATCATCATCGGAGTTTCAACGGTGGCACTAGCTTTGGTACTTAGCATCTCTTGGTCTTTCCTAGTATTGGCTAAAATCACCATAGGGCTAGGAACTGCCGGGTCTCTTCCTGTTGTAGCAACCGCAGAGTCTGCACTCTCATTCCCAATGATGGCTCAATACCTCACCGAACAGAAGATGATAAATTCAGAGTTTGGGCGATTGGCATTGTCTTGCTCAGTAGCAAGTaacctttttagtttttgtatcATCACATTGACCATTCTAACGAATCAACAATCTGGGGAAAGGTTCCAGATGTTAAAGACCCTTTGCAGTGGTGTTGCCATGGCATTGGTCATTTTTGGAGTGGTTAGGCCTATGATCATGAGGATgctaaaaaggaaaacaaaaggagagTCGCTGACCGAGGAGTTCATATATATCATATTGGTAGGAGTCTTGGTGGCGGCGTTTGCCAGTCAAGCCCTTGGTCTGCACATCGGCTATGGACCTCTTCTTTACGGTTTGGCGCTACCTGCGGGACCGCCTTTGGGATCAGCTGTCGTAGACAAGCTTGAACTTATTAACTCTTGGTTGTTTATGCCACTTTACTTTGTGAAAAATGGGTTGGTGACGGATATTTTCTCGGTTGACTTCAAAAGCTACCTGGTCGTGCAATACATCATCGCCATCGCTTGGGTGGGGAAGTTCATAGGAGCCCTTGTATCTTCGGTCTACTGCAGTATACCCTACAAGGATGCCATCTTACTTGGCCTTGTCATGAATGTCCAGGGTGTTCTTGAGCTCGGGATGTATAAGATGATGAAGCAAGCAAAG GCAATAGACCATGAAGCATTTGTGGTCATGTGCATATCCATGCTATTGCTAGTTTCCACTACATCTCCCCTCGTAAGATATCTATATGATCCTTCAAGGAGGTATGCAGTCTACAATCAGAGGACTGTGATGCACTTGGGGGACAACTCTGAGCTCCGAGTAGTAGCCTGCATACACGACCAAGAGAATGTTCCCACCATGATCAGCCTTCTAGAAGCCATCAATCCATCAAAACGAAGCCCAGTTGCAATTTATGCCCTCCATTTGATCGAGCTTGTCGGCCGATCCAACCCCCTCCTAATCCCCCACAAACTCTCCAAGAGGCCCTCTTCAAATGCTTCCTCGTCAAAAAGCATAGTCAATGCATTCAGACTCTTTGAGCAAAGCAACTCTGGCATCGTCTCAGTGCACCCATTTACCGCAATATCACCTTATGTGACCATGCATGACGAAATCTGCGCAATGGCACTTGACAAAAAAGCTTCACTGATAATCCTTCCATTCCATGAAAGGTATACTACTATAGACGTATGGGAGGCATTCAAGAAAGGGGTCAAGATAATGAATGATAACATCCTTGATATGGCACCTTGCTCTATCGCAATTATTGTTGACCGTGGACTCCTTCACAACTCAAGGCCCATGCTGGCAACTTGGTCTTCTTATCGTGTGGCTATCCTCTTCTTGGGTGGAGCAGATGACAGGGAGGCGTTGGCTATAGGGGCACGGATGGCTGGACAGCCAAACATCAATGTCACGATGGTTCGGCTTCTTGAGAATGGGAGTATTGCCATTGACAATTCAACGGAGAGGAAGTTGGACAATGAAGTGGTGTGTAAGTTTAGACTCAATATGGCTGGTAATTATCGGGTCAAATACATAGAAGAGGTGGCAAAGGACGGAACAGGGACTGTTGCAGTGCTGCAGTCTATGAAAAACAATTACGAACTAATCATTGTGGGAAGACGCCACGAAAAGAAGTCCCCACTTGTATTCGGTCTCACAGGGTTGGATGAGGACAAAGAATTGGGAGAAGTTGCGTACATATTGGCTTCATCAGATTTCCGTGGCAACAGCAGCATATTGGTGGTGCAACAGCACTCTATAGTTTGGGATGCAAAAGACTTCACTGCAGATATGTCTCGAGAAATAGAGGACGAAGCAGAGCACCTTCCAATGTACAGGGTAGCTGCATAA
- the LOC131304103 gene encoding large ribosomal subunit protein eL8y-like has protein sequence MAPKKGVKPAAAAKKKPEKVVNPVFEKRPKQFGIGGALPPKRDLHRFVKWPKVVQIQRKRRILNQRLKVPPPLNQFTKTLDKNLATSLFKMLLKYRPEDKAAKKERLLRRAQAETEGKPIEAKKPIVVKYGLNHVTYLIEQNKAQLVVIAHDVDPIELAVWLPALCRKMEIPYCIVKGKARLGTVVHQKTAAVLCLTTVKNEDKLEFSKILEAIKANFNDKYDEYRKKWGGGIMGSKSQAKTKAKERLLAKEVAQRMG, from the exons ATg GCTCCAAAGAAAGGTGTCAAGCCAGCTGCAGCAGCTAAGAAGAAACCG GAGAAGGTAGTTAACCCTGTTTTCGAGAAGCGTCCGAAGCAGTTTGGGATAGGAGGGGCATTGCCTCCGAAGAGAGATCTTCACAGGTTCGTGAAGTGGCCCAAGGTTGTGCAGATTCAGAGGAAGAGAAGGATCCTCAACCAGCGCTTGAAGGTCCCACCACCTTTGAATCAATTTACCAAGACCCTCGACAAGAACCTTG CTACAAGTCTCTTCAAGATGCTTCTCAAGTACAGGCCCGAGGATAAGGCAGCCAAAAAGGAGCGCCTCCTGAGAAGGGCTCAGGCTGAGACCGAAGGAAAACCTATTGAGGCTAAAAAGCCTATTGTTGTGAAATATGGTCTCAACCATGTCACCTACCTCATTGAGCAG AACAAAGCACAATTGGTTGTTATTGCTCATGACGTGGACCCAATAGAGTTGGCTGTCTGGCTTCCTGCATTGTGCAGAAAGATGGAGATCCCATACTGCATTGTCAAAGGAAAAGCTCGATTGGGAACG GTTGTCCACCAGAAAACTGCAGCAGTTCTGTGCTTGACCACCGTCAAGAATGAGGACAAGTTAGAGTTCAGCAAGATATTGGAGGCTATTAAG GCTAACTTCAATGACAAGTACGATGAGTATAGGAAGAAGTGGGGTGGTGGTATCATGGGTTCCAAATCCCAAGCCAAAACCAAGGCCAAAGAGAGGCTTCTTGCTAAGGAAGTTGCTCAAAGGATGGGCTGA